The DNA region CCACCACGTCGGCAACCACGCTAAGGGCGTCGTCCAGGTTCCTCTCAGCCTCGTCCACAAGCCGCTCGAAGCCGCCACGCACCAGTATTGACACGGCCCTCGGGTTCTTGCACTGCTCTACAAACACCATCTTCTCGTCGCCCACCCTCCTCTCCTCGACGAGGCCAGCGAAGCCGAGGTCTGCCTCGGTTAAGTCTTCAAGAGACGTCACCAGCCTCGCGCCGGTAGCCCTCACCAGCTTCTCGATATCTGACCTCTTGACACGCCTTACTGCTAGGATGCCGGCCTTGGCAAGGTAGTACTGCGCAATGTCGTCAATCCCCTTGGTGGTGAAGAGGGCAGTCACTCCAAGAGACTTCAGCTTATCTACATAACTCTTCAAGATCTTCTCCTCCTCCTCTAGGAACGCCTTCATCTGCATTGGGTCGTTTATGCGGATCTCGGCGTCGATTTCGGGCTTCTCAACCTCCAGCGGGGCGTCCAGGAGTGCGATCTTAGCATTTATGACACGCTTAGGCATCGCCGCGTGGACCACCTCCTTGTCCACAACAATGCCGTAGACAAGCTGGGTGTCAAGCAGAGAGCCGCCGTGTTTCTTAACAATCTGTATATTGTCTAGGTCTACATACCACTTCCCATCTCTCTGCTCAGCCACCTGCAACACCGCCTTTACAGCCAAGTCGGCGAAGTAGTCCTTAACAGTCTCAGAAATCTTACCGCCCATCGACGTCATGGCAATCTTCTTAAGGGTATCCACATCGCTCCTATTTACGGGAACAGCAACCTTACGGAGGTGCTCAGTAGCGACGTCAAGCGCCTTCTTAAAACCGCTTACAATCACCGTCGGGTGAATATTCTTCTCCAGTAACTTCTCAGCCTCCTCAAGCAAAGCTCCAGCAAGAACAACAGCGGTGGTCGTGCCATCTCCAGCCTCCTCCTCCTGAGACTTGCTAATCTCGACAAGTAGCTTCGCAATGGGGTGCTGCACGTCCATCTCGTCCAAAATAGTCGCACCATCGTTTGTAATAGTGATGTCGCCCAAGCTGTCAATAAGCATCTTGTCCATACCCTTAGGCCCAAGCGTCGTGCGCATTACCTCAGCAATAGCACGGGCAATCATTATGTTAAGCCTAAGAGCCTCTTTACCAAACGCCCTCTGCGTCCCCTCTTTAAGCACCAACACGGGAACGCCACCGATCTGGGTTAGCACTGCCTGACTCATGGTTTTTGACAAAAATTGCGTATATAAAAACTTTTTGCCCCTGTACGACAATGATCACAGCAAACCAGAAAACCTGATAGCGGCAAAACGTAATGGCATGCCCAATGAACTTAAACTACCAAGACCTCTGTTACAGCGACAGAGGACCAAAGAATGGGAATTAGTAGGATTAAGTAGTAAAGGAATAGGCACGTGCCTAGAGTATAGTAAATTGCCAGAATTTCTTTTCAACTACTGTGATCAATGCTGTGATTGTTGAAATGTCACGGTGATATCTTGTAGGTTTTAGCTTCTTGTCGTCTGTGGCCCATAGGAGCCGATTTTATTGTCGTGTTTAGCAGTTGAGGTATTCGATTGGGCTTCGTATGAAGTGTAATCTTTATATAATGGTTTTTTCTCCAGCTTTTATGCAGTTGTCAAAAGAGTTCCTGGTAGCGTCGGCGGCATTTGCGCTTTCGATTATTGCTTTGGCAATAGCGGTACAGGCCTTGGGGCAGTTATCATCGTCGCTAATCTCTCTCAAGGCAGATGTCACCGACAAGTTAAATATCCTGGAGAAAAAGGTGGGAGAGCTTCAGCAACAGTTAAGCATATCCACGAGCGAACTCAGAGGTTCTCTTCAGAGCGAAATCTCCGGCGTTAACAAAACTTTGTCTGAGCTTAGGCAGGAAGTGACGCTTCTTAGGCGTGTGGCGTCTATGCCCTCTGGCCAAGTGTCTGTCAAATACGCCAGCTTTTACCTGGCTTACGAGGGCGGGGCCTACCTTCTTAAGGACTCCATGGGACGGAGAGTTTTGCTACTGCCACGGGGGATTGAAGCGCCTCTTGCCTCGTATCTAGAAGCGAAGTATAGACCCGACCTCGTTGTGATTTACCCAGTAGAGAGGGCTGTTTTTATGGCCGCTACCCAAGTTGCCATGGTCTACCGGCTGTATAACGAGACTGGGGACCCGCGCTTCTTGAGGTCAATCGCCGGCATTATGTGGGGCAGGGACTACGAGTGGTATCTCCCCGAGGTTAAGGCCATGCTCCAAAACGGCACTATAAAAGACGTCGGATCTGCCTATTCTCCAAACTACGAGGCCATATTGGCCCTGAAGCCCGATGTTGTCTTCGTATACTTCTCCCCCGGCCCCTACGGCACAGAGGCCGTAATTCAAAGGCTTCAACAGCTGGGCGTCCCCTACGTCGTCGTGAATGAGTTCAACGAGAGGAGCCCCCTGGGGAGGTTCGAATGGGTCAAGGCAGTAGCCGCGTTTTTCAACGCGACGGACAAGGCAGTTGCGGTATTCAACAAGGTGGAGGCGAGGTGGGACCAGCTGGCGTCCTTAGCCGCGGATTTAGACAGGCCGAGGGTGGCGTGGTTTATCATATACCAAGGCATTCTATACCCCGCAGGTCCGGCGGTAAGGGAGCTAATAAGACTGGCGGGGGGCAGATACGCCTATGCCAACTACAGCCGGGTTGACCTCGAAGTCGTGTTGAAGCACAGAAACGACGTTGACGTGCTCATATGGTCGGGTTACGGCGTGTCAAAGATAGAGGACATAGTGAAGATAGAGCCGAGACTCAAGGAACTTAGGCCAGTCGTGACTGGCAGGGTGTACGCATACAGCCCCGCCTTTTACCAGCTGTCCAACGCCTACCCAGAGCGCGTCCTTGAAGAGCTCGTGTCGATAATACACCCCGAGATCTCTCCGCCGGGTAGGCTAACGCTCTTCATCCAGTTGCAGTGAAGCTTCTCGTAGCTCTTGCGGCTCTTCTTTTTTTACTGGAATTATTCAGTGGACCCGCCGGCCTTGACCCCTACGTAATCCAAGAGGTGAGACTTCCCAGAGCCATGGGGGCAGTCGCGACGGGGCTTATGCTGGCCCTAGCGGGGCTCCTCCTCCAGACAGCAATTAGGAACCCGTTAGCGGATCCGTATGTGTTAGGGGTAAGCGGCGTAGCTCAGCTCGCCGCCTTGGCCTCCTACGTGGGTTGGCGGCTGGCTGGGGTTCCTTACGTAGGCTACTTCGCGGGGTCCCTTGCAGGTGCTACAGTAGCCACGGCGCTTTTGGCATATTTGGCCAGGAGGGCGGAACCCCTAGTCGTCGTGATGACAGGCGTCCTAATGGCCTTCGTTTCGTACTCAGCTACACAGCTACTCCTCCTAATCCTCCCCCCAGAGGAGCTCGGTTTCATATATGTAGGGCTTCAAGGCTCCTTCGCCGCATACCCCGCCGGGGTGTTGGGCTACGGGATACTTGCCGCCGCTATGGCCCTCTGGTTAATCGCATACCTGAATGCCAGACACATAGCCGTGTTGGCACATGGTGAAGACGTTGCGGCAGGGCTCGGCGCAGACGTGAAGAGGGCAAGTCTAATAGCACTCCTCGTCTCCTCAATAGCAGTGGGCTTTACCGTGGCATCTGTGGGCCCCGTAGGCTTCATAGGCTTGCTAGCCCCCCACATGGCCCGGTGGCTCGCTGGGAGATACCGGTTCGATAAAGTTATGTGGATAGCGGCTGGCCTGGGCCCTATCCTCGCCCTAGTTGCCGACCTAGCGGTAAAGGCGCTACCCAGGGAAACTCCGGTGGGGACTGTGCTGACGCTGGTGGGGGCCCCCGCGGCGGCCTACTTGATGTGGCGCCATGTTGGTAAAATTCGAGGTTGAGAAGAGGCTGGGGGACTTCCTTCTCAGCGCTGCAGGAGAGCTGGCCGAGGGGCTCCGTTGCATTGTGGGGCCCAACGGCTCTGGGAAGACCACCTTGATGAAGATATTGGCTGGGCTAATGAAACCAGACAAGGGACATGTAAGCATGTTCGGAGTAAGAAGTGTCGTATACATTAGCGACTTACCATCGCCGCCTGATGTGTTAGGAATAGACGTCTTGGCCGCCGGCAGGACTAGGTTTTCAAAAAAGCCCATATCAGAAGAGGAGGAAGAAACCCTCTTGAAATACGCAGAACTCCTCGGAGTAGCACAACTAGCGAGAAGACGCTGGGGCACCCTAAGTGGAGGCGAGAGACAGAGACTAGTAGTGGCGGCAGCCCTAGCCGCAGAGGCCGATTTTCTACTTCTTGATGAGCCCCTCTCCAACCTACACGGCGATTGGAGAAAAAGAGTAATGGAAACACTGAGGAACTACGCAAGGCAGAGAATTGTAGTCGTTACCACACACCACGGGGACGTACTAGATTGCTGCGCCGAAATTTTGGCCATGAGAGAAGGAAAACTCATGTGGAGGGGGCCACCGAGCGAATACACGTGGCCAATTGACGGGAAATGCGACGTGTAAGAACCATACATGGGAAGAGCCAACATTACTTCTTCCGGCTGGCAGTGCCTTCAAGAAGCTGGGAAGGTTAGCTGTTATAAAATAACTACATGTCCTATGGGCATCAAGTCATGCGCTTAATATGCTCTACAAAGACGTAGTTGATTACAGGATGCAGGTAGGGTGTTTAAGGCCGCTCTTCGCTCCCGACTAAGCTCATGGCTCTCGTAGCTTCACGAATTAGAGTCTTGTAGGTCTAGACAGTGGCGCTTATAGAAAAAGATATATACTTGCCCCTCCGGGGTGACTCATGTCGTCTGCAGTCAGGATTGTGGAGAAGCAACTGGATGAAATTCTGGCCATTGCTAGGAACCCGGCGCAGATACGAAACGCCGGCACTCTGGCGCATGTGGACCACGGCAAGACCACCACCACGGACTCGCTCCTCATGGGCGCGGGGTTGCTCTCGCCGAAGGTGGCAGGGAAGGCGCTGGCCATGGACTTCGTCGCTATTGAGCAGCTCCGCCAGATGACCGTGAAGGCCGCCAACATATCGCTCTACTTCGAGTACGGTGGGAAGCCCTACTTGGTGAACTTCGTCGACACGCCGGGACACGTCGACTTCACAGGCCACGTCACGCGCTCGCTTAGAGTTATGGACGGCGGCCTCGTCGTTGTAGACAGCGTCGAGGGGGTCATGACGCAGACGGAGACGGTGGTCAGGCAGGCGCTTGAGGAGTACGTCCGCCCAGTCCTATTCATTAATAAGATCGATAGGCTGATAAAAGAGCTGAGGCTATCGCCGCAGGAGATACAGCAGAGGATCCTCACAATAGTCAAGGACTTCAACGCTCTCATTGATATGTTCGCCCCGCCGGAGTTTAAGGATAAATGGAAGGTCGATCCCGCCAAGGGGCAGGTAGCTCTAGGCTCTGCGTTACATAAGTGGGGCATAACCATACCCATGGCCCAGAAGGCCGGTTTGAAGTTTAGCAACATAGTAGATGCCTACGAGAAAGGGTATGTGGACAAGCTAGGGGAGGAGTTCCCCCTGTACAAGACCCTCCTCACCATGATCATAGAGCACGTCCCGCCGCCGAACGTTGCCCAGAAGTACAGAATCCCGAGGCTTTGGCGTGGCGACTTAAACAGCGAGGTGGGCAAGGCGATGCTGGAAGCCGACCCCAACGGCCCGACGGTGATAGCAGTATCCAAGGTAAACAAGGATCCCCACGCCGGTTTGATCGCCACAGGGCGTGTCTTCTCGGGGACTATCAGGGAAGGCGACGAGGTCTACATCATCGGGAGAAAGATGAAGAAGAAAGTCCTCCAGACGTACATCTACATGGGACCCACGAGGATAATCGTGCCTTACATGCCCGCCGGCAACATAGTGGCGCTGATGGGCGTAGACGAGGCAAGGGCAGGAGACACGCTGGTGGACCCAAGGCTGACCGAGGTACCGCCTTTCGAGAAGATGAGGTACATTGCGGAGCCCGTGGTGACGGTCGCAATTGAGCCGAAGAACCCGGCGGAGCTGGCAAAGCTGGTGGAGGCCTTAAAGGATTTGGTGATTGAGGACCCAACTCTCGACTTGAAGATTGACCAGGAGACTGGGCAGATCCTCCTCTCAGGCGTCGGCACGCTCCACTTGGAGATCGCAACGTGGTTGCTTAAGGAGAGGGCTAAGACAGAGTTTACGGTATCGCCGCCGTTGATAAGGTTTAGGGAGACTGTCAGGGAGAGGTCCCAGGTGTGGGAGGGCAAGTCGCCGAATAAGCACAACAAGCTTTACTTCTACGTGGAGCCTCTCGACGAGACTACGGTGGAGCTAATCGCCACGAAGGAGATTACAGAAGAGCAGGACCCGAGGGAGAGGGCCAAGATTCTGAGGGAGAAGGCGGGCTGGGACACCGACGAGGCTAGGGGCATCTGGGCGATCGACGACCGCTACTTCAACGTCATTGTGGACAAGACGACAGGTATCCAGTACCTCCGCGAGATTAGGGACTACATTGTCCAGGGCTTCCGCTGGGCAATGGAGGCTGGGCCGCTGGCCCAGGAGCCTATGAGAGGGGTTAAGGTAGTTCTCGTCGATGCCGTCGTCCACGAGGACCCTGCCCACCGCGGACCTGCGCAGATAATGCCTGCAACTAAAAACGCCATCTTCGCCGCCGTGCTTTCAGCGAGGCCGACACTTCTTGAGCCATTAGTGAGG from Pyrobaculum arsenaticum DSM 13514 includes:
- a CDS encoding FecCD family ABC transporter permease; translation: MKLLVALAALLFLLELFSGPAGLDPYVIQEVRLPRAMGAVATGLMLALAGLLLQTAIRNPLADPYVLGVSGVAQLAALASYVGWRLAGVPYVGYFAGSLAGATVATALLAYLARRAEPLVVVMTGVLMAFVSYSATQLLLLILPPEELGFIYVGLQGSFAAYPAGVLGYGILAAAMALWLIAYLNARHIAVLAHGEDVAAGLGADVKRASLIALLVSSIAVGFTVASVGPVGFIGLLAPHMARWLAGRYRFDKVMWIAAGLGPILALVADLAVKALPRETPVGTVLTLVGAPAAAYLMWRHVGKIRG
- the thsB gene encoding thermosome subunit beta, which encodes MSQAVLTQIGGVPVLVLKEGTQRAFGKEALRLNIMIARAIAEVMRTTLGPKGMDKMLIDSLGDITITNDGATILDEMDVQHPIAKLLVEISKSQEEEAGDGTTTAVVLAGALLEEAEKLLEKNIHPTVIVSGFKKALDVATEHLRKVAVPVNRSDVDTLKKIAMTSMGGKISETVKDYFADLAVKAVLQVAEQRDGKWYVDLDNIQIVKKHGGSLLDTQLVYGIVVDKEVVHAAMPKRVINAKIALLDAPLEVEKPEIDAEIRINDPMQMKAFLEEEEKILKSYVDKLKSLGVTALFTTKGIDDIAQYYLAKAGILAVRRVKRSDIEKLVRATGARLVTSLEDLTEADLGFAGLVEERRVGDEKMVFVEQCKNPRAVSILVRGGFERLVDEAERNLDDALSVVADVVEEPYILPAGGAAEIEAAKSVRAFAPKVGGREQYAVEAFARALEAIPKALAENAGLDPIDIVTELTHKHELADGWKYGLDVYQGKVVDMLALGLIEPLSVKINALKVAVEAASAILRIDEIIAASKLEKEEKGEKKEEKKEEFD
- a CDS encoding elongation factor EF-2, translated to MSSAVRIVEKQLDEILAIARNPAQIRNAGTLAHVDHGKTTTTDSLLMGAGLLSPKVAGKALAMDFVAIEQLRQMTVKAANISLYFEYGGKPYLVNFVDTPGHVDFTGHVTRSLRVMDGGLVVVDSVEGVMTQTETVVRQALEEYVRPVLFINKIDRLIKELRLSPQEIQQRILTIVKDFNALIDMFAPPEFKDKWKVDPAKGQVALGSALHKWGITIPMAQKAGLKFSNIVDAYEKGYVDKLGEEFPLYKTLLTMIIEHVPPPNVAQKYRIPRLWRGDLNSEVGKAMLEADPNGPTVIAVSKVNKDPHAGLIATGRVFSGTIREGDEVYIIGRKMKKKVLQTYIYMGPTRIIVPYMPAGNIVALMGVDEARAGDTLVDPRLTEVPPFEKMRYIAEPVVTVAIEPKNPAELAKLVEALKDLVIEDPTLDLKIDQETGQILLSGVGTLHLEIATWLLKERAKTEFTVSPPLIRFRETVRERSQVWEGKSPNKHNKLYFYVEPLDETTVELIATKEITEEQDPRERAKILREKAGWDTDEARGIWAIDDRYFNVIVDKTTGIQYLREIRDYIVQGFRWAMEAGPLAQEPMRGVKVVLVDAVVHEDPAHRGPAQIMPATKNAIFAAVLSARPTLLEPLVRLDIKVAPDYIGSVTSVLNKHRGKILDMTQQEYMAYLRAELPVLESFTISDELRAAAAGKIFWSMQFARWAPYPESMLVDFVKQLRKKKGLKEDIPKPTDFVEVF
- a CDS encoding ABC transporter substrate-binding protein yields the protein MQLSKEFLVASAAFALSIIALAIAVQALGQLSSSLISLKADVTDKLNILEKKVGELQQQLSISTSELRGSLQSEISGVNKTLSELRQEVTLLRRVASMPSGQVSVKYASFYLAYEGGAYLLKDSMGRRVLLLPRGIEAPLASYLEAKYRPDLVVIYPVERAVFMAATQVAMVYRLYNETGDPRFLRSIAGIMWGRDYEWYLPEVKAMLQNGTIKDVGSAYSPNYEAILALKPDVVFVYFSPGPYGTEAVIQRLQQLGVPYVVVNEFNERSPLGRFEWVKAVAAFFNATDKAVAVFNKVEARWDQLASLAADLDRPRVAWFIIYQGILYPAGPAVRELIRLAGGRYAYANYSRVDLEVVLKHRNDVDVLIWSGYGVSKIEDIVKIEPRLKELRPVVTGRVYAYSPAFYQLSNAYPERVLEELVSIIHPEISPPGRLTLFIQLQ
- a CDS encoding ABC transporter ATP-binding protein, giving the protein MLVKFEVEKRLGDFLLSAAGELAEGLRCIVGPNGSGKTTLMKILAGLMKPDKGHVSMFGVRSVVYISDLPSPPDVLGIDVLAAGRTRFSKKPISEEEEETLLKYAELLGVAQLARRRWGTLSGGERQRLVVAAALAAEADFLLLDEPLSNLHGDWRKRVMETLRNYARQRIVVVTTHHGDVLDCCAEILAMREGKLMWRGPPSEYTWPIDGKCDV